A single window of Anaerocolumna chitinilytica DNA harbors:
- a CDS encoding carbohydrate ABC transporter permease — translation MNKKFSKLSKKDQIILGLGYLLMGLFALAIIVPLIFVIIASFMDPNVLNSKGISFNVAHWSLDGYHRVLENKMIGKGFLNSILYSVSFSMLSVGVTLFAAYPLSKLDLAGRRFFNTFFVITMFFGGGLMPTYLLINKLHMVNTIWAIIVPNAVNVWNIILARTYFQSVPGELREASSVDGASDVLHFYRILMPVCKPIIAVLILWQFVGMWNSYFDAMIYLEDSWLQPLQLVLRSILIQNTPDPGMVADIQSAAEMSKLAELLKYSTIVVSSLPLLIMYPFFQKYFDSGVMVGSIKG, via the coding sequence ATGAATAAAAAGTTTTCGAAACTATCGAAAAAAGATCAGATTATATTGGGGTTGGGATATTTACTGATGGGGTTATTTGCGCTTGCTATTATCGTTCCGCTTATCTTTGTAATTATTGCTTCTTTTATGGATCCGAATGTTTTAAACAGCAAAGGTATTAGCTTTAATGTAGCACACTGGTCTTTGGATGGGTATCACAGGGTACTTGAAAATAAAATGATCGGAAAAGGTTTTCTTAATTCCATCCTCTATTCTGTCAGTTTTTCGATGCTATCAGTTGGTGTGACATTGTTTGCAGCATATCCTCTATCTAAATTGGATCTGGCAGGCAGGAGGTTTTTCAATACATTTTTCGTTATTACCATGTTTTTTGGCGGAGGCTTAATGCCTACGTATTTGTTAATTAATAAGCTGCATATGGTAAATACCATTTGGGCAATCATTGTACCTAATGCAGTGAATGTGTGGAATATCATCTTGGCAAGAACGTATTTTCAATCCGTTCCCGGAGAGTTAAGAGAAGCATCTTCTGTAGATGGTGCCTCCGATGTTCTTCATTTCTATCGTATATTAATGCCTGTATGCAAGCCTATTATTGCTGTACTGATCTTGTGGCAGTTCGTTGGAATGTGGAACAGTTACTTTGATGCCATGATTTATTTGGAGGATTCCTGGCTTCAGCCTCTGCAATTAGTATTAAGGTCAATATTAATTCAAAATACACCGGATCCTGGGATGGTCGCTGATATCCAAAGTGCAGCGGAAATGTCAAAACTGGCTGAATTATTAAAATACTCAACAATTGTAGTATCAAGCTTACCCTTATTAATAATGTATCCATTCTTTCAAAAATATTTTGACAGTGGAGTTATGGTAGGCTCTATCAAAGGTTAA
- a CDS encoding MerR family transcriptional regulator, which produces MKYSIREFAELLGVTVDTLRLYEKYGIINPAKDKRNGYRCFDDFDARDMLMSRWYRSLEFSMQEAAYLTSRAEPEDIISKVQRKRAELDEEIRRKMLLLEKLTDITTEYSELDKRVKQCRLRNLPGVFRISQTEKNSLVKDASLAVIVEEWMKFLPFVFFSFQIPKGEIISGNRHFNYNWGLAVYEEEAKELKLKNLERMEYLPPVSCISSLIVSSSDYITSDSISFMFDYVKAAGYEIKGDIFGKIVLSENSVAERNTYLEVNIPV; this is translated from the coding sequence ATGAAATATTCCATAAGAGAATTTGCTGAATTGTTAGGAGTAACTGTTGACACCTTACGCTTGTATGAAAAGTATGGAATCATAAACCCGGCAAAAGACAAGAGAAACGGTTACCGGTGCTTTGATGATTTTGATGCCAGAGACATGTTAATGAGCCGATGGTATCGGAGTCTTGAATTTTCAATGCAGGAAGCGGCTTATTTAACCAGCAGGGCAGAACCCGAAGATATAATTAGTAAGGTTCAAAGGAAAAGAGCAGAGCTTGATGAGGAGATAAGAAGGAAGATGCTGCTCCTTGAGAAACTTACTGATATAACAACAGAATATAGTGAGTTGGACAAAAGAGTGAAGCAATGCAGGCTTAGAAATCTTCCTGGTGTATTTCGTATCAGTCAAACGGAAAAGAACAGCCTTGTAAAAGATGCTTCACTTGCCGTAATTGTAGAGGAATGGATGAAGTTTCTCCCCTTTGTTTTCTTTTCCTTTCAGATTCCCAAAGGAGAAATAATAAGCGGTAATAGACATTTTAATTATAACTGGGGACTTGCAGTATATGAAGAAGAGGCGAAAGAGTTGAAGTTAAAAAACCTGGAGAGGATGGAATACCTTCCGCCTGTCAGCTGTATATCTTCTCTCATTGTAAGCTCCAGTGATTACATAACCAGTGATTCTATCAGCTTTATGTTTGACTATGTGAAAGCTGCAGGCTATGAAATAAAAGGTGATATATTTGGTAAAATTGTTTTGTCGGAAAACTCTGTGGCAGAACGGAATACTTATCTGGAAGTAAACATACCAGTGTAA
- a CDS encoding glycoside hydrolase family 32 protein, which yields MSDLLKKAQIYQEERADKVQDIHRPEFHASSPVGWMNDPNGWSLYREEYHLFFQYHPYSTQCGTMHWGHMKTKDFIKWERMPVALAPDMSYDKNGCFSGSAIENKGEHILMYTGVYEDCQVQCIAIGDGVNYTKLEQNPVITGQMLPEGCSSHDFRDPKLWMKDGIYYAVIGSKNQENDGQVVIFKSKDLKKWEYVNSLDQSNKRYGAMWECPDLFELDGQDILITSPQFMEAEELEFHNGNGTICVIGTVDANSRLIRKRIHTIDYGLDFYAPQTLKAADGRRIMIGWMQSWDNYITPEGFEWSGIMSIPRVLSLRNDRLYQYPVREVEAYRQNQFTKTLTVEAGNSYIQLIKGRQIDLILKLEKAECSYFEMKLACGEGKYTNVTYEPMEDTITFDRTYSGLHKDVVCIRKMKIDSFHDEMEIRILMDKYTVEMFIDEGKYTMSSLIYTNLDFDGIDFITDGKVQLNIEKYDIIVQ from the coding sequence ATGAGTGATTTATTAAAAAAAGCACAAATATATCAAGAAGAGAGGGCAGATAAGGTTCAAGACATACATAGGCCGGAGTTTCATGCCAGTTCACCGGTTGGCTGGATGAATGATCCTAATGGCTGGTCACTTTATCGGGAAGAGTATCATCTTTTTTTTCAATATCATCCATATAGTACTCAGTGTGGTACTATGCACTGGGGACATATGAAAACGAAGGATTTTATTAAGTGGGAGAGAATGCCTGTCGCTCTGGCACCGGATATGAGTTATGACAAAAATGGATGCTTCTCCGGCAGCGCCATTGAAAATAAAGGAGAACATATCCTTATGTACACAGGAGTATATGAGGATTGCCAAGTACAATGTATAGCAATTGGAGACGGCGTAAATTATACAAAATTAGAACAAAACCCTGTTATCACCGGACAGATGTTGCCGGAAGGCTGCAGCTCACATGATTTCAGAGATCCAAAGCTTTGGATGAAAGACGGTATATATTATGCCGTTATAGGAAGTAAAAATCAAGAGAATGATGGTCAGGTTGTTATTTTCAAATCAAAGGATCTAAAAAAATGGGAATATGTAAACAGTCTTGATCAATCAAATAAGCGTTACGGAGCAATGTGGGAATGCCCTGATTTATTTGAATTGGATGGGCAAGATATACTTATTACATCTCCTCAGTTTATGGAAGCAGAAGAGCTGGAATTTCATAATGGTAACGGTACTATATGTGTCATCGGAACAGTGGATGCAAATAGCAGATTAATCAGAAAAAGAATTCATACCATAGATTACGGTTTAGATTTTTATGCACCTCAAACTCTGAAAGCTGCTGACGGCAGAAGAATTATGATTGGCTGGATGCAGTCCTGGGATAATTATATTACGCCGGAAGGGTTCGAATGGTCAGGTATTATGAGTATTCCCCGGGTACTAAGTTTAAGAAATGACAGGTTGTATCAATATCCTGTAAGGGAAGTAGAAGCCTACAGGCAGAATCAATTTACGAAAACTCTTACGGTGGAAGCAGGAAATTCTTACATACAGCTGATAAAGGGAAGACAAATTGATTTAATATTAAAGCTTGAAAAAGCAGAGTGCAGTTACTTTGAAATGAAACTTGCCTGCGGAGAAGGAAAGTATACAAATGTGACTTATGAACCTATGGAAGATACTATAACCTTTGACAGGACCTATTCAGGGCTTCATAAAGATGTGGTATGTATCAGAAAAATGAAAATTGATTCCTTCCACGATGAAATGGAAATAAGGATATTAATGGATAAGTACACCGTTGAAATGTTTATTGACGAGGGAAAATATACCATGAGTTCTCTGATTTATACCAATTTAGATTTTGATGGTATTGATTTTATAACAGATGGAAAAGTGCAATTGAATATTGAGAAATATGATATTATAGTGCAGTAA
- a CDS encoding ABC transporter permease produces MEKRKKRSKNSSSLMYIKKNWQLYVVFMMPAFLLTLVFKYLPIGGILMAFKAYNPRLGIWGSNWVGVKNFSRFISSPDFAGYLLNTLKLSIYGLLWGFPVPVILALLLNRINSKKVKKNIQLVLYAPNFISVIVLCGMVFIFLSPIGPVNKILGTSINFMTMPEAFRSIYIASGIWQGAGWASIMYTAALSNASQELTEAAIIDGADVLRQIRHVDIPAIKSIIVIQFILQAGNIMSLGFEKAYALQTSMNIPASEIIPTYVYKLGLQLGDYSFSTAVGLFNSVINVILLLMVNGIVKQFNEGEGL; encoded by the coding sequence ATGGAAAAAAGAAAAAAGAGAAGCAAAAATAGTTCCAGCCTTATGTACATAAAGAAAAACTGGCAATTATATGTGGTGTTCATGATGCCGGCATTTTTACTAACATTGGTATTTAAATATCTGCCAATCGGCGGAATATTAATGGCTTTTAAAGCTTATAATCCAAGACTAGGTATATGGGGAAGTAATTGGGTGGGTGTGAAAAATTTCAGCAGATTTATAAGTTCACCTGATTTTGCGGGGTATCTGCTGAATACCTTAAAGCTGAGTATATACGGATTACTCTGGGGGTTTCCGGTACCGGTTATTTTAGCTCTATTACTAAACCGTATTAACAGTAAAAAGGTAAAAAAGAATATACAGCTTGTTTTATACGCACCTAATTTCATATCGGTTATTGTACTTTGCGGAATGGTATTCATATTTTTATCACCTATCGGGCCGGTTAATAAGATATTGGGTACAAGCATTAATTTTATGACAATGCCTGAGGCTTTTCGTTCAATTTATATAGCAAGCGGGATTTGGCAGGGAGCAGGATGGGCATCCATCATGTATACTGCTGCACTTTCAAATGCAAGTCAGGAACTTACGGAAGCCGCAATCATAGACGGTGCTGATGTCCTGCGGCAAATAAGACATGTGGACATACCTGCTATTAAATCGATAATCGTAATTCAATTTATCTTACAGGCTGGTAACATTATGAGTCTTGGCTTTGAGAAAGCGTATGCGTTGCAGACTTCTATGAATATACCTGCTTCAGAAATTATTCCAACATATGTGTACAAATTGGGTCTGCAGTTAGGAGATTATAGTTTTTCAACAGCAGTCGGATTGTTTAATTCTGTTATCAATGTAATATTGCTATTAATGGTCAATGGAATTGTAAAACAATTTAATGAAGGTGAAGGATTATAG
- a CDS encoding LacI family DNA-binding transcriptional regulator, producing MKHKATVQDIADALNISRNTVSKAINGTGTVSNDTKLKIFNKAAELGYKQFSMLNQNLTDNIIPGPNYEIALFSHSVLSTSHFSSPLLHTFQEHISGLGYRLSMYTIRDDFMFQCELPANFNYESTKGIIVIEMFNEKYTEFLCNLEIPTLFIDTYANTKGELLKSDIMYMENCNCSYQMTLSLVADGFQKIGFVGDYLHCHSFYERWQGYRRAMQDSSLDNYKNYCILENDNLPYYNLELLASKIKALPCLPEAFVCANDYIAIDVIRALKSMNLTIPDDIRICGFDNSTESRIIEPPLTTANIPGDSMGHFAAEILLSRIQHPELSYRTVYVQTQIINRLSTQK from the coding sequence ATGAAGCATAAAGCGACCGTTCAAGATATAGCAGATGCTTTAAATATTTCCCGTAATACAGTCTCAAAAGCTATTAACGGAACTGGGACTGTTTCCAATGACACGAAACTAAAAATTTTTAATAAGGCAGCTGAACTTGGTTACAAGCAGTTTTCAATGTTGAATCAAAACCTTACTGATAATATAATACCCGGGCCAAACTATGAAATCGCCTTATTCAGCCATTCCGTATTAAGCACTTCTCATTTTAGTTCACCATTATTGCACACATTTCAAGAACATATAAGCGGACTGGGATATCGATTATCCATGTACACTATCCGGGATGACTTTATGTTTCAATGTGAGCTTCCTGCTAATTTTAATTATGAGTCTACAAAGGGCATTATTGTAATTGAAATGTTTAATGAAAAATATACGGAATTTTTATGTAATTTGGAGATTCCTACTTTATTTATCGATACCTATGCAAACACAAAGGGTGAATTATTAAAATCTGATATCATGTATATGGAAAACTGTAACTGCTCTTATCAGATGACACTTTCCCTCGTTGCAGATGGCTTTCAAAAAATAGGATTTGTAGGTGATTACCTCCACTGTCATTCCTTTTATGAGCGCTGGCAAGGTTACCGCCGTGCCATGCAGGATTCATCCTTAGACAACTATAAGAATTATTGCATATTAGAGAATGACAATCTGCCCTATTACAATCTAGAGTTATTAGCATCCAAAATAAAAGCACTGCCATGCTTGCCGGAAGCCTTTGTCTGTGCAAATGACTACATTGCAATAGATGTTATAAGAGCCTTAAAATCCATGAATCTTACCATTCCTGATGATATCAGAATATGCGGTTTTGACAACTCTACAGAATCGAGAATTATAGAACCTCCTCTTACCACAGCTAATATCCCCGGTGATTCCATGGGGCATTTTGCGGCAGAAATTCTATTATCAAGAATACAGCATCCGGAACTATCCTATAGGACAGTCTATGTTCAGACACAGATCATTAACAGGCTTTCCACACAGAAATAA
- a CDS encoding glycoside hydrolase family 32 protein, with translation MKKAGILLIIGLAFIAAGCTKMNADRIVADNKVNSPEGKEEQIEEVSIFPLPDNGFVGDPMPYYDGEKMNIFFLDDQRTGSQGYHPWARYITTDFCKYEFLGDVIPYGEDITKQDIALGTGSVVKDKQGLYHAFYTGHNDTYSPKEAIMHATSTDLQNWDKHEKDTFYADKEYSSDDFRDPYVFFNKEEQKYWMLVTTRKNNMGVIVLYKSVDLIHWSNEKVLFENDMGSDANMECPTLMEWKGYWYLTFSDQWPDRIVHYRIAKSPEGPFEKPERDSFDGSGFYAGRLEKAEDKMYLIGWNATKDGHQDQNNYNWAGNLVTHQVVQQKNGLLNIIPVQSVTKAMNHDRNVIASYISDSVKKENRELHFSGLGHEYASFPKIDKSTKITGILKLNDKTNIFGFAFNLGLNNIGTLNFVLNKQEGYVGFFNKPTDILSGEEPQSKVRYDFKDGDEVGFTILIDNTVAAIYLNNEIALTARMYSANNEQWGFFSDNSNVTLKDIKVYK, from the coding sequence ATGAAAAAGGCAGGCATTTTATTGATAATTGGTTTAGCTTTTATAGCAGCAGGGTGCACAAAGATGAATGCAGATAGGATTGTGGCTGATAATAAGGTGAATTCTCCTGAAGGTAAGGAAGAACAGATAGAAGAGGTGTCCATATTTCCGTTACCAGATAATGGATTTGTGGGGGATCCTATGCCTTATTATGATGGGGAAAAAATGAATATATTTTTCCTCGATGATCAAAGGACCGGAAGCCAGGGATATCATCCATGGGCTCGTTATATTACAACTGATTTTTGTAAATATGAGTTTTTGGGTGATGTCATACCCTATGGGGAAGATATTACAAAGCAGGATATTGCTTTGGGAACAGGCTCTGTAGTGAAGGATAAACAGGGATTGTATCATGCCTTCTATACGGGGCACAATGATACATACTCCCCGAAGGAAGCAATTATGCATGCTACCAGCACAGATCTGCAAAACTGGGACAAGCATGAAAAAGATACTTTTTATGCAGATAAAGAGTATTCCTCCGATGACTTTCGGGATCCTTATGTTTTTTTTAACAAAGAAGAACAAAAATATTGGATGCTGGTTACAACAAGAAAAAACAATATGGGTGTGATAGTACTTTATAAATCTGTCGATTTAATCCATTGGAGTAATGAAAAGGTACTTTTTGAAAATGATATGGGCTCAGATGCTAATATGGAATGTCCTACGTTAATGGAATGGAAGGGTTACTGGTATCTGACATTTTCAGATCAATGGCCGGACAGAATCGTTCATTACAGAATTGCGAAATCACCTGAGGGTCCCTTTGAGAAACCGGAAAGGGATTCTTTTGACGGCAGCGGATTTTATGCGGGAAGGCTGGAAAAAGCAGAGGATAAAATGTATTTAATAGGCTGGAATGCCACCAAGGATGGTCATCAAGATCAAAATAATTATAATTGGGCAGGAAATCTGGTAACTCACCAGGTAGTGCAGCAGAAAAATGGTTTACTAAATATAATTCCGGTTCAAAGCGTTACGAAGGCAATGAACCATGATAGGAATGTGATAGCCTCGTACATATCGGATTCTGTTAAAAAAGAAAACAGGGAACTTCACTTTTCAGGTTTAGGTCATGAATACGCCTCCTTTCCTAAAATAGATAAAAGTACTAAGATAACAGGAATTTTAAAATTAAATGACAAGACAAACATCTTTGGATTTGCCTTTAACTTAGGTCTAAATAATATTGGTACATTAAATTTCGTATTGAATAAGCAAGAGGGTTATGTAGGATTTTTTAATAAACCTACAGATATCCTTTCAGGGGAGGAGCCTCAGTCAAAAGTCAGATATGATTTCAAAGATGGCGATGAGGTTGGGTTTACAATCTTAATCGATAATACAGTTGCTGCAATATATTTAAATAATGAAATTGCATTAACTGCAAGGATGTATTCTGCTAATAATGAACAGTGGGGTTTTTTCAGTGATAATTCAAATGTGACACTTAAGGATATTAAAGTATACAAATAA
- a CDS encoding extracellular solute-binding protein has translation MGKRFQKFVALAAVFAMVTSLGACGKNAAENKEAAQPVQESKNIEFPLAQPETLSILTSAEATSTQNPEEKVIYQRIKKETNVNVDWTCYVKDQFVDKRNLVLAKGSNLPDIILNADMGTLDLLKYGSQGLIVPVEDLIDKYMPNLKKVLDDNPSYRKLITAPDGHIYSFPWIEQLGTGKEAIQAIGGMPFINKAWLDQLGLKMPTTTEEFVNVLTEFKNKIPNSIPMSFRINGGNEDLGFILGAFGYGDNPDHIMVDQNNKVLYSVADEGYKEGITWLHTLQEKGLIDPEAYTQDWATLVAKGKEDRYGVYFGWDNLGVPGTAASYVPMPALKGPNGEANAPRQSGTAEGGFQAGRAVITSDCKNLELAAKWIDLMYEPLQSIQNNWGTYSEDGKDNIFVLKDDGTLSHTPLDSLKVSPWEARCAQMVGGPLAVLNSYYGKYTTCPPDALERMDFVKSYVKDMKYDMVYPNVFMSQEDSETLAQCETGIKQYAEQKKAEWILNGGVEKEWDSYLQKLDQLGLKKYLEIKQKYLDAYLSK, from the coding sequence ATGGGAAAAAGATTTCAAAAATTTGTAGCACTTGCAGCTGTATTTGCAATGGTTACATCATTGGGGGCATGCGGAAAGAATGCGGCTGAAAATAAGGAGGCTGCTCAACCGGTTCAGGAGTCAAAGAATATTGAATTCCCGTTAGCTCAGCCAGAAACCTTATCGATTCTAACAAGTGCAGAAGCTACTTCTACCCAGAATCCGGAGGAGAAAGTCATCTATCAGAGAATTAAGAAGGAAACGAACGTAAATGTAGATTGGACGTGTTATGTTAAGGATCAATTTGTTGATAAGAGAAATTTAGTTCTTGCTAAGGGCAGTAATCTGCCGGACATCATATTAAATGCAGACATGGGCACATTAGATCTGCTGAAGTATGGTTCACAAGGATTAATTGTGCCTGTTGAAGATTTAATTGATAAATATATGCCGAATTTGAAAAAGGTGCTGGATGACAATCCAAGCTATCGTAAATTAATTACCGCACCGGACGGACATATCTATTCTTTCCCGTGGATTGAGCAGTTGGGAACAGGAAAAGAAGCTATTCAGGCAATAGGTGGTATGCCGTTCATCAACAAAGCCTGGCTGGATCAATTAGGACTTAAAATGCCGACCACAACAGAAGAATTTGTTAATGTACTTACTGAATTCAAAAATAAGATACCGAATTCTATCCCTATGTCCTTTCGAATCAATGGCGGCAACGAAGATTTGGGATTTATTTTAGGGGCTTTCGGTTACGGAGATAATCCGGACCATATCATGGTAGATCAAAATAATAAAGTTCTTTATTCAGTAGCGGATGAAGGGTATAAGGAAGGTATTACATGGCTTCATACCTTACAGGAAAAAGGATTAATTGACCCTGAAGCCTATACACAAGATTGGGCGACCTTAGTAGCAAAAGGAAAAGAGGACAGATACGGTGTATATTTCGGATGGGATAATCTTGGTGTTCCGGGAACCGCTGCCTCCTATGTTCCCATGCCGGCCTTGAAAGGACCAAACGGAGAAGCGAATGCACCCAGACAGAGCGGTACTGCCGAAGGCGGTTTTCAGGCCGGAAGAGCTGTCATTACAAGCGATTGCAAAAACCTGGAGTTAGCTGCAAAATGGATTGACCTTATGTATGAGCCTCTCCAATCCATACAAAACAACTGGGGAACTTATAGTGAAGATGGAAAAGATAACATCTTTGTTCTAAAAGATGACGGAACATTATCCCATACACCTCTTGACAGTTTGAAAGTATCACCTTGGGAAGCCAGATGTGCTCAGATGGTTGGCGGACCTTTGGCTGTATTAAACAGTTATTATGGTAAATATACAACCTGCCCGCCGGATGCCTTAGAAAGAATGGATTTTGTAAAGAGCTATGTGAAAGATATGAAATACGATATGGTTTATCCCAATGTATTTATGTCACAGGAAGATTCTGAAACTTTAGCACAGTGTGAAACCGGAATTAAGCAATATGCGGAACAAAAGAAAGCAGAATGGATCTTAAATGGCGGAGTTGAAAAAGAATGGGATAGCTATCTACAAAAATTAGACCAGCTCGGTTTAAAAAAGTATCTTGAAATAAAACAGAAATATTTAGATGCATACTTAAGCAAATAA
- a CDS encoding D-alanyl-D-alanine carboxypeptidase family protein, whose translation MKKNINLIISLLCITVFVHNLFYAVPLISQNLYGVQAVYAKADDTLPLISDGSSVDYMSYIPEMKCSRQVEKALSVRNPEISVDAKAALLIDAKTGKVLYHKNALEPIFPASTAKILTALVVLDWCKTSEVVKIGNEVNLIPYDSSRAGLRAGDKLKVYNLLEAMLLPSGNDAAYALAVHVGRKELKDNKADAMSAIREFTRLMNDKARDLGAENSCFISPDGYDAIGQYSTAYDMGRIGLQALKSKTITKIVKERTTTIKMANGRTLPLWNTNALINKDSVWYESHVIGLKTGTTSLAGRCLISAAQTDKGLVLSVIMNSSSQGRWNDSLRLLKYGRKVMSTNK comes from the coding sequence ATGAAAAAAAATATTAACCTTATTATATCCTTATTATGTATTACTGTTTTTGTTCATAACCTTTTCTATGCAGTACCGCTGATAAGCCAGAATCTTTACGGTGTCCAAGCTGTCTATGCAAAAGCGGATGATACACTGCCTTTAATTTCAGACGGCAGTTCTGTAGATTATATGTCTTATATTCCGGAGATGAAATGCAGCAGACAGGTAGAAAAAGCCCTGTCCGTAAGAAACCCGGAAATTTCCGTTGATGCCAAAGCGGCTCTTCTGATTGATGCAAAGACCGGAAAGGTTTTGTATCATAAGAATGCACTGGAGCCTATCTTTCCGGCCAGTACAGCAAAGATTCTTACAGCGCTGGTTGTACTGGACTGGTGTAAGACCAGCGAGGTGGTGAAGATAGGAAACGAGGTTAATTTAATCCCGTATGATTCTTCCAGGGCAGGGTTAAGAGCAGGGGATAAGTTAAAAGTCTATAATCTTCTCGAAGCTATGCTGTTACCCTCCGGTAATGATGCGGCTTACGCACTGGCGGTTCATGTAGGAAGAAAAGAGCTAAAGGATAATAAAGCGGATGCAATGTCAGCTATCAGAGAATTTACCCGTCTGATGAATGATAAAGCCAGAGATTTAGGTGCTGAGAACTCCTGTTTTATATCTCCTGACGGCTATGATGCAATCGGGCAGTACTCCACAGCCTATGATATGGGGCGTATTGGTTTGCAGGCACTAAAGAGCAAAACGATTACTAAGATAGTAAAGGAAAGAACAACTACGATCAAGATGGCTAACGGAAGGACATTGCCTTTATGGAATACCAATGCTCTTATCAACAAGGACAGTGTCTGGTATGAATCCCATGTTATCGGTTTAAAGACCGGTACCACCAGTCTTGCCGGAAGGTGCTTGATATCGGCAGCACAGACTGATAAAGGCTTGGTATTGTCTGTTATTATGAATTCTTCCAGCCAGGGTCGTTGGAATGATTCTCTGAGACTGCTTAAATACGGAAGAAAAGTTATGAGCACAAACAAATAA
- a CDS encoding carbohydrate kinase family protein: MSKYIDIAALGELLIDFTECGDSAQGNPILEANPGGAPCNLLAQLTKLGNKTAFIGKVGNDRFGKMLIDRVSGLGINTTWLYEDKEVPTTLAFVHTLSDGDRDFTFYRNPGADMMLTEEEIPEDTIKGARIFHFGTLSMTHEENRKATKKALRIAKESNCLISFDPNLRPPLWENMDIAKKQTEYGLEQCDILKISDNEIQWLTDEKDYDKGIEILRRKYEIPLILLTMGRDGSRAYYKEFRVEEKAIIQDRTIETTGAGDTFGGCILHHILQWGLRDLTEDKLKKMLTFANAGASIITTRKGALSVMPSEDEIQTLISKSSSHESNSSIKR, translated from the coding sequence ATGAGCAAATATATTGATATTGCAGCCTTAGGAGAGTTATTAATTGATTTTACGGAATGTGGAGACAGCGCCCAGGGGAATCCCATCTTGGAAGCAAATCCCGGAGGAGCACCTTGTAATTTATTGGCGCAGCTAACAAAACTAGGAAATAAAACTGCCTTTATAGGAAAAGTGGGAAACGATAGATTCGGTAAAATGTTAATTGACAGAGTTTCCGGTTTGGGTATAAATACTACTTGGCTTTATGAAGACAAAGAAGTACCAACTACTTTGGCTTTTGTCCACACCTTATCTGATGGTGACAGAGATTTCACCTTTTACCGGAATCCAGGTGCGGATATGATGCTGACGGAAGAAGAAATACCGGAAGATACCATAAAAGGCGCAAGAATTTTTCATTTTGGTACGCTTTCCATGACTCATGAGGAGAACCGGAAAGCCACAAAAAAAGCATTAAGAATAGCAAAAGAAAGTAATTGCCTGATATCTTTTGATCCAAATTTACGGCCTCCTCTTTGGGAAAACATGGACATTGCAAAAAAGCAGACAGAATACGGTTTAGAGCAATGTGATATCCTAAAAATTTCGGACAATGAGATACAATGGCTTACAGATGAAAAAGACTATGATAAAGGTATAGAGATATTACGAAGAAAATATGAAATTCCCTTGATACTTCTGACTATGGGAAGGGATGGAAGCAGAGCATATTATAAGGAATTCAGGGTTGAAGAAAAGGCAATTATCCAGGATAGAACAATTGAAACAACTGGTGCCGGCGATACTTTTGGCGGATGTATTCTGCATCATATATTACAATGGGGACTTAGGGACTTAACAGAAGATAAGCTAAAAAAAATGCTGACCTTTGCCAATGCAGGGGCATCAATTATTACGACCAGAAAGGGTGCACTGTCTGTAATGCCCTCGGAAGATGAAATTCAAACTCTGATCAGTAAGAGCTCTTCCCATGAATCTAACAGCTCAATAAAGAGATAG